In Drosophila willistoni isolate 14030-0811.24 chromosome XR unlocalized genomic scaffold, UCI_dwil_1.1 Seg144, whole genome shotgun sequence, one DNA window encodes the following:
- the LOC26529761 gene encoding serine protease 3 yields MASILFCFLASFLVLPALEAHSKSLERITNGQEAKEGQFPYIVELHIEAKIPIENGVIRIVTLCGGSIIANDWILTAAHCTENVNEKTRVIIYYGSIQHGQGQVKVEVGRRSIVEHPKYRRLPTKELLNDIALIHTKWVDFNDRIQKIALPKANQRGESFAGQWSQAAGWGNVKDGSNITPDRLQWVNLKIMENSVCRSYYRNIDEIHLCVETPGRKATCGGDSGGPLVLDNENILVGVTSFGVITCEQGYPQVFARVTEYLDWIRKVSNVTS; encoded by the coding sequence ATGGCAAGTATTCTATTCTGTTTTCTGGCAAGTTTTCTTGTTCTTCCTGCACTGGAAGCTCATTCCAAATCTCTGGAAAGGATTACCAATGGTCAAGAGGCCAAAGAAGGGCAATTTCCTTACATTGTCGAGCTTCATATTGAAGCTAAAATACCTATTGAAAATGGTGTAATAAGAATTGTTACTTTATGTGGGGGCAGTATTATAGCGAATGATTGGATTCTAACTGCAGCACATTGCACGGAAAATGTCAATGAAAAAACACGTGTAATCATCTACTATGGATCGATTCAACATGGACAGGGCCAAGTTAAAGTCGAGGTCGGTCGAAGGAGTATCGTTGAACATCCCAAATATCGAAGGTTACCAACGAAAGAATTATTGAATGATATCGCATTGATACACACTAAATGGGTAGACTTCAATGATCGCATTCAAAAAATAGCTTTGCCAAAGGCCAATCAGCGTGGCGAGTCATTCGCCGGTCAATGGTCACAAGCCGCTGGCTGGGGAAATGTTAAGGATGGCTCCAATATAACTCCCGATCGATTGCAGTGGGTTAATTTAAAGATAATGGAAAATTCTGTGTGCCGTTCCTACTATCGTAATATCGATGAAATTCATTTGTGTGTGGAAACACCAGGACGAAAAGCTACTTGCGGTGGCGATTCTGGTGGCCCCCTTGTTCTTGATAACGAAAATATACTTGTTGGTGTGACTTCATTCGGCGTCATTACCTGTGAACAAGGCTATCCACAAGTTTTTGCTAGGGTCACTGAATACTTGGACTGGATACGTAAAGTTTCGAATGTGACTTCCTAA